Proteins co-encoded in one Candidatus Omnitrophota bacterium genomic window:
- a CDS encoding Crp/Fnr family transcriptional regulator, whose amino-acid sequence MERYLATVDILQSLSPEEREQLASASRERFFAKGETVFFAGEPADALHLVKEGRVHMKKFMDNGHAVTLCLMTKNELFCCLPALDGKPFALDAVAAVDSVVVRIPREAFKALLDRNPRFLQDVLENFCGRLRRMEQKGCIAGDPVEQRLAYTLLVLSDKFGETIPLTKQELASMTNTTVETTIRVLSHLKKQGVVESSRGSTTIVQRDRLKGISEAP is encoded by the coding sequence ATGGAACGATACCTTGCTACAGTAGATATACTGCAGTCCCTTTCCCCGGAGGAACGTGAGCAACTTGCTTCGGCTTCCCGGGAGCGCTTTTTTGCTAAAGGTGAGACCGTGTTTTTTGCGGGCGAACCTGCGGATGCGCTGCATCTTGTCAAAGAGGGCCGTGTGCACATGAAGAAGTTCATGGACAATGGGCACGCGGTGACTCTTTGTTTGATGACCAAGAATGAGCTGTTTTGTTGTTTGCCGGCCTTGGACGGGAAGCCCTTTGCATTGGATGCTGTGGCAGCAGTGGATTCGGTGGTGGTGCGGATTCCCCGGGAAGCCTTCAAGGCTCTTCTTGATCGGAATCCGCGCTTCCTCCAAGATGTATTGGAGAATTTTTGCGGACGTCTCCGGCGTATGGAACAGAAGGGCTGTATTGCCGGGGACCCGGTAGAGCAGCGTCTGGCCTATACGCTGCTGGTCTTGTCGGATAAGTTCGGGGAGACAATTCCGTTAACCAAGCAAGAGTTGGCCTCCATGACCAACACAACGGTTGAGACGACGATCCGTGTGTTGAGTCACCTGAAGAAGCAGGGAGTGGTGGAATCCTCGAGGGGATCCACCACGATCGTGCAACGCGATCGTCTCAAAGGCATTAGTGAAGCGCCGTAG
- a CDS encoding acetate--CoA ligase, whose product MSSLEPLFSPKSIAVIGASTKAGSVGQAVLQNLLEAPFQGKIYPVNPKAKDVLGVPSFESVSAIPEAVDLATIIVPSKVAPAVMEECGKKGVKSAIIISAGFKEVGEEGKRLEQETVAVARKYGIPLIGPNCLGVINGDTDVRLNASFATHMPLNGSIAFVSQSGAICTAVLDFARAEGIGFSKFISMGNKADLKENDLLRYLKDDPKTKVILLYLEDLADGRGFIEIAREITGELDTPKPILAIKSGRTSAGAKAASSHTGSLAGQDEVYDAIFAQSGVMRVDSVKELFGYGVAFDKQPLPKSNRVAIITNAGGPGIMATDACVRRGLELAALEPSTVEELKKWLPPTANFHNPVDVIGDAQSDRYEHALSAVFQDPNVDGSVVILTPQAMTDTEAIGDAIGRESKKHHKPVIACFMGAHDVSAGVKKLEEHGIPRYQFPEEACHALAAMSNYSKRWLTRPRTGVQNYEVDKQKALDIIAQARKQGRKYLLEVEAGDVLRAYGIPVVQSVLAPNLDAAKAAAQKCGYPVVIKISSKDILHKKDVGGVALNIEDADHLALAHGKMMSAVKQNCPDADIAGVTVQPMSKGCEVIIGMKRDERFGPMVMFGLGGTFVEVFKDVTFRLAPIRIHGATRMVESIKAHKLLEGYRGDAKADIASIEDALKRVSQLAVELDEIAELDINPLVAFAEGEGVLALDSRIILREQE is encoded by the coding sequence ATGTCGTCGTTAGAGCCGCTCTTTTCACCCAAGTCTATTGCGGTGATCGGAGCATCCACCAAGGCAGGCAGTGTGGGGCAGGCTGTGTTGCAGAACCTGCTTGAAGCCCCGTTCCAGGGAAAGATTTATCCTGTGAATCCTAAGGCCAAGGATGTGCTGGGGGTCCCCAGTTTTGAATCCGTTTCTGCGATCCCCGAAGCCGTGGATTTGGCGACGATCATTGTCCCGAGCAAGGTAGCTCCCGCAGTCATGGAAGAGTGTGGCAAGAAGGGTGTGAAGTCCGCCATTATCATCAGTGCCGGCTTCAAAGAGGTCGGTGAGGAAGGCAAGCGGCTTGAGCAGGAAACCGTGGCAGTGGCCCGCAAGTACGGGATCCCTTTAATCGGCCCCAACTGTCTGGGTGTGATCAACGGTGATACCGACGTGCGCCTCAACGCCAGCTTTGCTACGCACATGCCCTTGAACGGATCCATTGCCTTTGTGTCCCAGAGCGGCGCCATCTGCACAGCTGTTCTGGACTTTGCCCGCGCCGAGGGCATTGGTTTCTCTAAATTTATCAGTATGGGAAACAAGGCAGACCTCAAAGAGAATGATTTATTGCGTTACCTCAAGGATGACCCTAAGACCAAGGTCATCCTTCTGTATTTGGAGGACTTGGCGGATGGACGCGGATTTATAGAAATCGCGCGCGAGATTACCGGAGAGCTCGATACGCCCAAGCCGATCCTGGCTATCAAATCCGGCCGCACCAGTGCAGGCGCCAAGGCAGCTTCCTCCCATACCGGTTCTTTGGCCGGCCAGGATGAGGTTTACGACGCCATTTTCGCTCAGTCCGGGGTCATGCGGGTGGACTCTGTAAAGGAGCTTTTTGGCTACGGCGTGGCATTTGACAAGCAGCCTTTGCCTAAGAGCAACCGCGTGGCAATCATCACGAACGCAGGAGGCCCGGGTATTATGGCCACGGATGCCTGTGTGCGCCGTGGTTTGGAATTGGCTGCTCTGGAGCCGAGTACGGTCGAGGAACTCAAGAAGTGGCTCCCGCCTACAGCGAACTTTCACAATCCGGTGGACGTGATTGGGGATGCCCAGAGCGACCGCTATGAGCACGCTCTGAGCGCGGTGTTTCAGGATCCCAATGTGGACGGTTCGGTCGTGATTCTGACACCTCAGGCCATGACGGATACCGAAGCAATCGGGGACGCCATTGGCAGAGAATCCAAAAAACACCACAAGCCTGTGATTGCGTGTTTTATGGGTGCTCACGACGTGTCTGCGGGCGTCAAGAAGCTCGAGGAGCACGGGATTCCTCGGTACCAGTTCCCGGAGGAGGCCTGTCATGCTTTGGCGGCCATGTCTAATTACTCGAAACGCTGGCTGACGCGGCCGCGCACCGGAGTGCAGAACTACGAAGTGGACAAGCAAAAGGCTTTGGACATTATTGCGCAAGCGCGCAAGCAGGGCCGGAAGTACCTCCTGGAAGTGGAGGCCGGTGATGTCCTCCGCGCCTACGGAATTCCGGTGGTACAGTCCGTACTGGCTCCCAACCTGGATGCCGCCAAGGCTGCGGCCCAGAAATGCGGCTATCCCGTGGTTATCAAGATCAGTTCAAAGGACATCTTGCACAAGAAGGATGTGGGCGGCGTGGCCCTCAATATCGAAGATGCCGATCACCTGGCACTGGCCCATGGGAAGATGATGAGTGCTGTGAAGCAAAATTGCCCAGATGCCGATATCGCCGGTGTCACTGTGCAGCCTATGTCCAAGGGATGTGAGGTTATTATCGGGATGAAGCGGGACGAGCGTTTCGGCCCCATGGTGATGTTCGGTCTGGGCGGAACCTTTGTCGAAGTCTTCAAGGACGTGACCTTCCGCTTGGCACCCATCCGGATACACGGTGCGACCCGCATGGTGGAGTCCATCAAAGCCCACAAGCTTCTGGAAGGCTATCGCGGAGACGCCAAGGCTGATATTGCCTCGATTGAGGATGCTCTAAAGCGCGTGTCCCAACTGGCGGTGGAGCTCGATGAAATCGCAGAACTGGACATCAATCCTTTGGTAGCCTTTGCGGAAGGAGAAGGTGTGCTGGCTCTGGATTCCCGGATCATTCTGCGGGAACAAGAATAA
- a CDS encoding CBS domain-containing protein yields the protein MKPISSEISVENRARDIMQTDVLTVGPAWTLRQVAALFTENHITGAPVVDERGGLVGVISETDLVRHDRGSAGLRVPGYHLQTQRSSLVDEGFQIEEPDYTRVSDVMTPSVFEVAETTPVGSVARLMVDKHIHRVIVTKNRKLKGIISSIDLLNLIASSNKERATDVSER from the coding sequence ATGAAACCAATAAGTTCTGAAATTTCCGTAGAAAATCGAGCCAGGGATATTATGCAAACCGATGTCCTCACCGTGGGTCCTGCCTGGACCCTCAGGCAGGTGGCGGCCCTGTTTACAGAGAACCACATCACGGGCGCCCCGGTCGTGGATGAGCGCGGCGGCCTGGTGGGCGTCATCTCTGAGACGGATTTGGTGCGCCATGACCGTGGAAGCGCCGGCTTGCGGGTCCCGGGTTACCATCTTCAGACCCAGAGATCCTCTCTTGTGGATGAGGGATTTCAGATTGAGGAGCCGGACTACACGCGTGTTTCAGACGTTATGACTCCATCGGTTTTCGAGGTTGCGGAAACAACGCCGGTGGGTTCTGTGGCCAGGCTGATGGTGGATAAGCATATTCACCGGGTAATCGTGACCAAAAACCGGAAACTTAAAGGTATCATTAGCTCCATTGATCTGTTAAATCTAATAGCTAGTTCGAATAAGGAGAGAGCTACCGATGTTAGTGAAAGATAA
- a CDS encoding LysR family transcriptional regulator, producing MIRSLRIYTDLVETQSFTEAAHRNYLTQSAVSQHLKALEERLGHKLVERGRRRVKMTAAGTLVYEASKEILRRYEEMERALKRPFGEVSGPLKVGTIYSVGLHELPSYIASYLENFPEVDLQLIYLKANEVYDAVATDRVDLGIVAYPKILPQFETLMFKKDELVLIMNRKHRWRKRKKVSLKDLSEEPYEALQVDMPTRRALDALFREEGIRPPVLHEFDNIEVLKKAVEVGPGVSIVPRATVSSEVQAGTLIVVELTEGPFERPLGVLHRKRAELSLPAQEFVQILLKP from the coding sequence ATGATACGATCCTTACGCATTTACACAGATCTGGTGGAGACCCAGAGCTTTACCGAGGCCGCGCACCGCAACTATCTTACCCAGTCTGCGGTGAGCCAGCACCTCAAGGCTTTGGAGGAACGCCTGGGGCATAAGCTCGTGGAGCGGGGCCGGCGCCGCGTCAAGATGACGGCAGCCGGAACCCTGGTCTATGAGGCAAGCAAGGAAATCCTCCGGCGCTACGAAGAAATGGAACGCGCGCTCAAGCGCCCCTTTGGGGAGGTTTCAGGACCGCTCAAGGTGGGCACCATCTATTCAGTGGGACTGCACGAACTCCCGTCCTATATCGCCTCTTACCTGGAGAATTTTCCCGAAGTGGACCTGCAGCTGATCTACCTGAAAGCCAACGAAGTTTACGACGCCGTTGCCACGGACCGCGTAGACCTCGGCATTGTGGCCTACCCTAAAATCCTGCCTCAATTCGAGACCCTAATGTTCAAGAAGGACGAGTTAGTGTTGATCATGAACCGGAAGCATCGCTGGCGTAAACGCAAGAAAGTTTCATTAAAGGATTTGAGTGAGGAGCCTTACGAGGCGCTGCAGGTGGACATGCCGACTCGCAGGGCCTTGGACGCCCTGTTTCGAGAGGAGGGTATCCGCCCGCCTGTTCTCCACGAGTTCGACAATATCGAGGTGCTGAAGAAAGCGGTGGAAGTAGGGCCCGGGGTTTCGATCGTTCCCCGGGCCACCGTAAGTTCTGAGGTGCAAGCCGGCACTCTTATTGTGGTGGAGCTCACCGAAGGACCCTTTGAGCGGCCTCTGGGGGTGTTGCACCGCAAGCGCGCCGAACTTTCCTTGCCCGCACAAGAGTTTGTGCAGATCTTGCTGAAACCCTAG
- a CDS encoding nitrite/sulfite reductase produces MAENLLEKRLEEVLQGLPELEKSEIEELRKMIEQYFLGEITPDEFKARRLMQGTYGIRGLSDIQMLRVKVPGGLLNADQLEVLADVADKYSKGISHITTRQDVQLYWIPVKEIPQVTAALARAGLTTREACGNSVRNVTGSPYAGTDPNELFDVTPYVEAVTHHFLRHPASQKLPRKFKMAFEGSPADHARTSIHDIGGVAAIQDVNGKAVRGFRLYCGGGLGTVPRQAVLLEPFTPVSDLLRTCEAVVRVHDRLGERKNRAAARLKFLVKKMGDEAFRAEVFKERASLDVSKFAAIAEAPEEQAPSAAKEIPELTPDTPVFYRWLQTNVVPQKQDGYSMVLIRLHLGDINSKQARQLAQIVRRFCGGRLRTAISQNLVLRWIRKEHLGALYEALVSAGLADTEAERLLDVTSCPGAETCQLGIAASRGLARALEQALERSGLQGEDLDTIRIKVSGCPNSCGQHHIANIGFLGGSRKIDGRLVPHFQMLLGGQTGEGVAIFGKPTMRFPARRVPGAVQRILELFRQEREAEDESFNRFVERVGKDFWKEKLEEFTTLPSYEEDPSMHRDWGAETDFSLEGMGAGECAA; encoded by the coding sequence ATGGCAGAAAATTTGCTGGAGAAACGTTTGGAGGAAGTGCTTCAAGGCTTACCGGAGCTCGAGAAATCTGAAATCGAGGAACTCCGGAAAATGATCGAACAGTATTTTCTGGGTGAGATTACCCCGGATGAGTTTAAAGCGCGGCGCCTCATGCAGGGGACTTACGGCATTCGCGGTCTCTCCGATATCCAGATGTTACGCGTGAAGGTGCCGGGAGGGCTTTTGAATGCAGATCAGCTCGAGGTCTTGGCAGACGTGGCCGACAAATACTCCAAAGGCATCAGCCACATAACGACCCGCCAAGATGTGCAACTCTATTGGATTCCCGTAAAGGAAATTCCCCAGGTCACTGCGGCTCTGGCGCGCGCCGGACTAACCACCCGCGAAGCTTGCGGCAACAGTGTGCGCAATGTGACGGGTTCCCCCTACGCAGGCACTGACCCCAACGAGCTCTTTGATGTGACTCCGTATGTGGAAGCGGTGACCCATCATTTTTTGCGGCATCCTGCCAGTCAAAAGCTGCCGCGCAAGTTTAAGATGGCATTTGAGGGCAGCCCCGCGGACCATGCGCGCACGTCGATTCACGATATCGGTGGAGTTGCGGCTATTCAAGATGTGAATGGCAAGGCGGTGCGCGGTTTTCGGTTGTACTGCGGCGGCGGGCTCGGCACTGTGCCCCGTCAGGCCGTCCTTCTGGAACCCTTCACTCCGGTGTCCGACCTTCTGCGAACCTGTGAGGCAGTCGTGAGGGTGCATGACCGCTTAGGGGAACGAAAGAATCGCGCGGCCGCCCGCCTGAAGTTTCTCGTCAAAAAGATGGGAGACGAGGCCTTTCGCGCAGAAGTGTTTAAAGAGCGAGCATCTTTGGATGTCTCGAAATTCGCTGCTATCGCGGAAGCCCCGGAAGAGCAGGCTCCTTCTGCTGCAAAGGAAATCCCAGAGCTCACTCCCGATACTCCGGTCTTTTATCGTTGGCTGCAGACCAATGTGGTGCCCCAAAAACAGGACGGCTACTCCATGGTGCTGATCCGTTTGCATCTGGGGGATATCAATTCAAAGCAGGCAAGGCAGTTGGCACAAATCGTGCGGCGGTTTTGCGGTGGCCGCCTGCGCACGGCGATTAGCCAGAACTTGGTGCTGCGCTGGATTCGGAAAGAGCATCTCGGTGCCTTGTACGAAGCCTTGGTAAGCGCAGGCCTTGCAGACACCGAGGCAGAGAGGCTTCTGGACGTTACTTCTTGTCCGGGGGCTGAAACTTGCCAACTGGGGATTGCAGCCAGCCGCGGTTTAGCCCGGGCCCTTGAACAGGCCCTGGAAAGATCCGGTTTGCAGGGCGAAGACCTGGACACCATTCGCATTAAGGTAAGCGGTTGTCCGAATTCCTGCGGCCAGCACCACATAGCGAATATCGGGTTCCTCGGTGGCTCCCGAAAGATCGACGGCCGCCTGGTGCCGCATTTCCAGATGTTGCTTGGGGGCCAAACCGGTGAAGGTGTGGCCATTTTTGGGAAACCGACGATGCGTTTCCCTGCGCGGCGCGTACCCGGGGCCGTGCAGCGTATTCTGGAACTCTTCCGCCAGGAGCGCGAGGCCGAAGACGAGTCCTTCAACCGTTTTGTCGAGCGGGTGGGCAAGGACTTCTGGAAAGAGAAACTGGAGGAGTTCACCACCTTGCCGTCCTATGAAGAGGATCCTTCTATGCACCGGGACTGGGGTGCGGAAACGGACTTCTCTTTGGAGGGCATGGGCGCGGGAGAATGCGCAGCCTAG
- the hemG gene encoding protoporphyrinogen oxidase encodes MSTHILIIGGGISGLAFAHRLDELSRQSGLPLKITLLEERGQLGGVIQSFREKGLLMEAGPDSFISIKPQALELCRRLSLRGELLQTNPENQRSFILNRGRLQPVPKGFYLLAPTEIKTLIRLPFVGWLSKLRMGCDLFIPRRSKRQKHKDESVASFVRRRLGSGALKRIAQPMIAGIYSADPEKLSLRATFPHLEQMEQEHGSLIRALAARGKAQQDQTKEASGPRYSMFVSLRNGLDLLVKTLVQRLPSADFRTGTRVQSLRRNTQERWIAATDTGEEFEADAVCLAVPSVRAAELLAPLDTALSAELEGIPYASVATVNLVFDRNDIAHPLDGFGFVIPRVEGKRLVGVSFSSIKFEGRAPAGQALLRAYLGGAGDEGICDLDDKEMVSLVCAELKEILGLKAQPLMTRVARWPGSMPQYHVGHLERVDRIEKLAALHPGLVLTGSAYRGGGVPDCVGHAEKAAEELIQQMSLCEMGIGRP; translated from the coding sequence ATGAGTACACATATCTTAATCATCGGGGGTGGGATTTCGGGGCTGGCCTTTGCCCATCGCCTGGATGAACTGAGCCGGCAATCCGGGCTTCCACTCAAGATTACTCTTTTGGAGGAGCGCGGTCAGCTCGGCGGGGTAATCCAAAGCTTTCGGGAAAAGGGTCTGCTCATGGAGGCCGGGCCGGATTCTTTTATTTCGATCAAACCCCAGGCCCTGGAATTGTGCCGGCGTCTGAGTCTGCGCGGGGAGCTTCTGCAAACTAATCCTGAGAACCAGCGCAGCTTTATTCTGAACCGGGGCCGTCTCCAGCCTGTGCCCAAAGGTTTCTATCTGTTAGCCCCCACGGAAATAAAGACGCTCATTCGTTTGCCCTTTGTCGGCTGGCTTAGCAAACTGCGTATGGGTTGCGATCTCTTTATCCCGCGCCGCTCCAAGCGCCAAAAGCATAAGGACGAGAGCGTGGCCTCTTTTGTGCGCCGGCGTTTAGGCTCTGGAGCGCTCAAGCGCATTGCCCAACCCATGATTGCGGGCATCTATTCCGCGGATCCGGAAAAACTGAGCCTGCGCGCGACCTTCCCGCACTTGGAGCAAATGGAACAGGAGCACGGCAGTTTGATCCGCGCCCTTGCAGCCAGGGGTAAGGCCCAGCAGGATCAGACAAAGGAAGCGAGCGGCCCGCGTTACAGCATGTTTGTCTCTCTCAGAAACGGTTTGGATCTTTTGGTCAAGACTCTGGTGCAGCGCCTTCCGAGCGCGGATTTCAGAACCGGGACGCGCGTGCAGTCCTTGCGCCGGAACACCCAAGAGCGCTGGATTGCGGCAACGGATACCGGAGAGGAGTTCGAAGCGGATGCCGTTTGCCTGGCCGTGCCTTCCGTGCGCGCGGCTGAACTCCTCGCCCCGCTGGATACCGCGCTTTCCGCGGAACTCGAAGGTATTCCGTACGCTTCGGTGGCGACCGTTAACCTGGTTTTCGATCGAAACGATATCGCCCATCCCTTGGATGGCTTCGGGTTTGTCATCCCGCGTGTGGAAGGAAAGCGCCTGGTGGGAGTGAGTTTTTCCAGTATAAAGTTTGAGGGCCGCGCTCCCGCAGGCCAAGCACTGCTGAGGGCCTATCTCGGGGGCGCCGGGGACGAAGGGATCTGTGATCTCGATGACAAGGAGATGGTGAGCCTCGTCTGTGCCGAGCTCAAGGAGATTCTGGGTCTCAAAGCCCAACCCTTAATGACGCGCGTGGCGCGTTGGCCCGGATCCATGCCTCAGTACCACGTGGGACATTTGGAGCGGGTGGACCGCATCGAGAAGCTTGCGGCTTTGCACCCTGGATTGGTTTTGACAGGCAGCGCCTACCGGGGCGGAGGTGTGCCGGATTGCGTGGGGCATGCGGAAAAGGCTGCCGAGGAGTTGATACAACAGATGAGTTTGTGTGAAATGGGAATTGGGAGGCCTTAA
- a CDS encoding TIGR04053 family radical SAM/SPASM domain-containing protein, protein MHKPLDYNETPFIAIWETTQACDLACVHCRAEAQPDPLPGELSVKEGRNLVRQVAEMGTPVLVFSGGDPMKRSDLLDLIRLGKDLGLRVGTIPAATESLTREKVFALKEAGLDQMALSLDAPTAEAHDGFRQVPGTFAITLQAAQWARECGLPLQINSVLSRCNGMYLDSLMEMVEGLGIVFWEVFFLVQVGRGTEQEDLTADEVEAVFAGLYELAARAPFIVKITEAPHFHRYTTARKLKEAGLDPAQVVREGVDLPAELRRALGPGGSMGRAPSAVNAGKGHLFISSEGEVFPSGFLPLSAGHIRETGLAEIYRNSPLFKQLRDPDLLKGRCGVCEYRSLCGGSRARAYALKGDPLAEDPSCNYLPAAGI, encoded by the coding sequence ATGCATAAGCCCCTGGATTACAACGAAACACCGTTTATCGCGATCTGGGAAACCACCCAAGCCTGCGACTTAGCCTGTGTACATTGCCGGGCTGAGGCCCAGCCCGATCCCTTGCCGGGTGAGCTCAGTGTGAAAGAAGGCCGGAACCTGGTGCGCCAAGTGGCTGAGATGGGGACGCCGGTTTTGGTGTTCAGCGGCGGCGATCCCATGAAGCGCTCGGATCTCTTGGACTTGATTCGTTTGGGAAAGGACCTGGGTCTGCGTGTGGGAACGATTCCTGCGGCCACGGAATCCCTTACGCGCGAAAAAGTTTTTGCGCTCAAGGAAGCGGGGTTGGATCAGATGGCCCTGAGCCTGGACGCTCCTACAGCGGAAGCACACGACGGATTCCGCCAGGTTCCGGGGACTTTTGCAATAACACTTCAGGCTGCGCAGTGGGCGCGTGAGTGTGGCCTGCCTCTACAAATCAACAGTGTTCTCAGTCGCTGCAATGGGATGTATCTGGATTCCTTAATGGAAATGGTGGAGGGTCTGGGCATTGTCTTTTGGGAGGTCTTTTTTTTGGTGCAGGTGGGACGAGGAACAGAGCAAGAGGATTTGACAGCCGATGAAGTTGAAGCGGTCTTTGCGGGTCTTTATGAGCTGGCCGCGCGTGCGCCGTTTATCGTGAAGATCACCGAAGCCCCGCATTTCCATCGCTACACCACAGCGCGCAAGCTGAAGGAAGCGGGCCTGGACCCTGCCCAGGTTGTGCGCGAAGGCGTGGACCTGCCGGCGGAGTTGCGGCGTGCCCTGGGTCCCGGGGGTTCTATGGGAAGGGCTCCGAGCGCAGTCAATGCCGGCAAAGGGCATCTATTTATCTCCAGCGAGGGGGAAGTGTTCCCCAGCGGCTTTTTGCCCCTGAGTGCGGGCCATATCCGGGAAACGGGTCTCGCGGAGATCTATCGTAACTCACCATTGTTTAAGCAGTTGAGAGACCCTGACCTTCTGAAAGGCCGTTGTGGCGTTTGTGAGTACCGCTCTCTGTGCGGCGGTTCCCGCGCTCGGGCCTATGCCCTGAAGGGAGATCCTTTGGCCGAGGACCCCTCCTGCAATTACCTCCCTGCGGCAGGGATCTGA
- the ccsA gene encoding cytochrome c biogenesis protein CcsA, translated as MKRFLPTAIVVLFALYLAAALKPGSRSEFDIQGFGRLPVLHNGRIKPMDSVARNALILIRGKQFFRNEGTRMSAAEWLLRVASRGPEADSDPVFRLHNPDVKVLLGVQDFKRKYFSYNDFKPFIDQIAYQAGRARQYDQKIWSAYQRSIVQLDGRLNLYSRLRHTFFLKSPDQSIEESLNQYVEVERMEMKFVDRMSYMSVLPPMQGEDPHGWLSLGAGLDASVETGEFHPVLLLYAKAFDAFAAGDAGEFNRAIEELDHFHSRRSERISRRAGYEVVFNRFQPFYQSLVLYVICFLLVILSWLLWPQTLSRTSYYLLLLAFSVHTVGLISRMVLQGRPPVTNLYSSAVFVGWASILLGIGLEGFFRNRIGNLVCSAIGFVTLIIAHHLSLQGDTLEMMQAVLDSNFWLSTHVVTVTMGYSATLLAGALAIFYILKGVFTRNFPPALKAELFRMVFGVVCFGLLFSFVGTVLGGIWADQSWGRFWGWDPKENGALLIVLWNAIILHALKGRFIREQGLMVMCVFGNVITSFSWFGVNMLGVGLHSYGFMNRAFVWLVLFVLSQLVIIGLGLRKFRILGVSE; from the coding sequence TTGAAGAGATTTCTCCCAACCGCGATTGTTGTTTTATTCGCGCTTTATCTTGCAGCCGCCCTCAAGCCGGGGAGCCGGAGTGAATTTGATATTCAGGGCTTCGGCAGATTGCCGGTTTTGCACAATGGCCGTATCAAGCCTATGGATTCCGTGGCCAGAAACGCATTGATTTTGATTCGGGGAAAGCAGTTCTTTCGCAATGAGGGCACAAGAATGAGTGCTGCGGAGTGGCTGCTGCGGGTTGCGTCCCGGGGGCCGGAGGCAGATTCAGACCCCGTGTTCCGGCTCCATAATCCTGATGTCAAAGTACTGCTGGGTGTCCAGGACTTTAAGAGAAAGTACTTCTCATACAACGATTTCAAGCCCTTCATAGACCAGATTGCTTATCAAGCCGGGCGTGCCCGGCAATATGACCAGAAGATATGGTCTGCGTATCAGCGTTCTATTGTCCAACTGGACGGCCGTCTCAATCTGTATTCCCGCCTTCGCCACACGTTTTTTCTCAAGAGCCCGGATCAAAGTATCGAAGAGTCTCTGAATCAATATGTTGAGGTGGAGCGGATGGAGATGAAGTTTGTTGATCGCATGTCTTACATGTCTGTCTTGCCGCCAATGCAGGGCGAGGATCCCCATGGATGGCTGTCTTTAGGCGCAGGACTGGATGCATCTGTGGAAACAGGGGAGTTCCATCCGGTCCTCCTTCTGTACGCCAAGGCTTTTGACGCGTTTGCAGCCGGAGACGCGGGTGAGTTTAACCGGGCGATCGAAGAGTTGGATCACTTCCACAGCCGGCGCTCCGAACGGATTAGCAGGCGTGCAGGCTACGAAGTGGTATTCAACCGTTTCCAACCGTTTTACCAGAGCCTGGTTCTGTACGTGATTTGCTTTTTGCTGGTGATTCTGTCTTGGTTGTTGTGGCCCCAAACGCTTTCCCGCACGAGTTATTACCTATTGCTTCTGGCCTTCAGCGTGCATACAGTGGGTTTGATTTCAAGAATGGTTCTTCAAGGACGGCCTCCGGTGACGAATCTTTACTCCTCTGCGGTATTCGTGGGATGGGCTTCCATTTTATTGGGAATTGGACTGGAGGGGTTCTTCAGAAACCGGATCGGGAATCTGGTTTGTTCGGCCATTGGTTTTGTTACATTAATTATTGCTCATCATCTCTCCCTGCAAGGCGATACTTTGGAGATGATGCAGGCGGTTTTGGATTCCAATTTTTGGCTGTCTACCCATGTGGTGACGGTTACCATGGGTTATAGCGCGACTTTGCTCGCCGGAGCCCTGGCTATCTTCTACATTTTGAAAGGAGTGTTTACTCGTAACTTCCCCCCGGCACTCAAAGCCGAGCTCTTCCGAATGGTCTTTGGGGTCGTGTGTTTCGGCCTCCTGTTCAGCTTTGTGGGAACGGTGCTGGGAGGAATCTGGGCGGACCAGTCTTGGGGCCGTTTCTGGGGCTGGGATCCCAAGGAGAACGGGGCGCTGCTCATTGTCTTGTGGAATGCGATTATTTTGCATGCCCTCAAGGGACGGTTTATTCGCGAGCAGGGCTTGATGGTCATGTGCGTTTTCGGCAATGTGATCACCAGCTTTTCGTGGTTTGGTGTCAATATGCTGGGCGTGGGGCTTCACTCCTATGGCTTCATGAACCGGGCCTTTGTCTGGCTTGTACTTTTTGTGTTGAGCCAGCTCGTGATTATCGGCCTTGGCTTGCGGAAATTCCGCATTTTGGGTGTGAGTGAATAG